A single region of the Triticum dicoccoides isolate Atlit2015 ecotype Zavitan chromosome 2B, WEW_v2.0, whole genome shotgun sequence genome encodes:
- the LOC119360740 gene encoding putative pentatricopeptide repeat-containing protein At3g01580 produces MVAPATETVTMEAAAMVAVGARTAALASMRLASGLRPRAVPPCRRLPSMLSSAVRHGLKRRFRPLASPAKAPASPSAAHRRSSHADASPASHASLLLRLRSGPALAETRRLHAAVLVGGHHHGAVLSAQLVHVYSKLGQIEHALRLLDGMPRRNSFAWNAAIKGLVDAERFSEALETYRAMVDDGSVAADGFTCPPVIKACAALGAVDQGRMIREHVEASVACGDTMPNVFVQCALVDMFAKCGCLGEARSVFESMQQRDVAAWTAMIGGAVHAGDWLDAMCLFNRMRSEGFRADSVIVATVIPACGRMKELRAGTALHGCAVRCGVADDNCVSNALVDMYCKCGCLEMADYLFRSIDFKDVVSWSTLIAGYSQNGMYHASVSLFTEMVASRLKPNSNTMAGILPSLSGLKLFRHGKEVHGFSLRHGLDQSKFLGSAFIDFYSRQGFIREAGTVFELIPKKDLVIWNSVVAAYCVNGDTDSALCAFRALQKAGFKPDHVTVISVLPVCNHHSSFIQGKALHAYVIRHDMSSICSVSNALIDMYCKCCCLEKGKEIFQLMTERDTATYNTLISSLGKHGHEDQAIMLFDQMKRDGIAPDKVTFVALLSCCSHAGLTEQGLHFYDSMLQDYNISPDKEHYSCVVDLYSRSGKLDDAWKFISSLREGTEIDILGCLLAACRVHNRMDIAELVAKRIFEKNPGDPGYHILLSNIYADAGMWSDVTKIRTIIEERSLKNKIGNSLI; encoded by the exons ATGGTGGCACCGGCTACAGAGACCGTGACGATGGAGGCGGCGGCAATGGTGGCGGTGGGTGCCAGGACCGCGGCGTTGGCTTCAATG CGACTTGCTTCTGGGCTGAGACCACGCGCGGTGCCGCCGTGCCGGAGGCTCCCCTCGATGCTCTCCTCCGCCGTCAGGCACGGGCTCAAACGGCGATTCCGTCCTCTTGCCTCGCCAGCAAAGGCTCCCGCTTCCCCTTCCGCGGCGCATCGCCGCAGCTCTCATGCGGACGCCTCGCCCGCCTCGCACGCGTCGCTGCTCCTCCGGCTGCGGTCGGGCCCCGCCCTCGCCGAGACCCGGCGGCTGCACGCCGCGGTGCTCGTCGGCGGCCATCACCACGGCGCGGTCCTCTCAGCTCAGCTGGTGCACGTGTACTCTAAGCTCGGGCAGATCGAGCACGCGCTTCGCCTGCTCGACGGAATGCCCAGGAGGAACTCCTTCGCGTGGAACGCCGCGATCAAGGGCCTCGTCGACGCGGAACGGTTCTCCGAGGCGCTGGAGACGTACCGGGCGATGGTCGACGATGGCTCGGTTGCGGCGGATGGTTTCACGTGCCCGCCCGTCATCAAGGCGTGCGCCGCGCTCGGAGCGGTTGATCAGGGCCGGATGATCAGAGAGCATGTGGAGGCATCCGTTGCCTGTGGCGACACTATGCCCAACGTGTTTGTGCAGTGCGCGCTCGTGGACATGTTTGCCAAGTGTGGGTGCTTGGGCGAGGCGAGGAGTGTTTTCGAGAGCATGCAGCAAAGGGATGTGGCCGCGTGGACTGCGATGATCGGAGGAGCCGTGCATGCAGGAGATTGGCTCGATGCGATGTGTTTGTTTAATAGGATGAGATCAGAAGGGTTCCGGGCTGATTCGGTGATCGTTGCCACTGTCATCCCAGCATGTGGCAGGATGAAAGAGTTGCGAGCTGGAACGGCGTTGCATGGATGCGCGGTAAGATGTGGAGTTGCTGATGATAACTGTGTTTCTAATGCTCTGGTTGATATGTACTGCAAGTGTGGCTGTCTGGAGATGGCTGATTACTTGTTCCGTTCTATCGATTTCAAGGATGTCGTCTCTTGGAGTACATTGATTGCGGGGTATTCGCAGAATGGAATGTATCATGCGAGTGTCAGTTTGTTTACTGAAATGGTTGCTTCAAGGTTAAAACCAAATTCCAATACCATGGCAGGTATACTTCCGAgtctttccggccttaagttattcagGCATGGAAAAGAGGTCCATGGCTTCTCCTTAAGACATGGACTTGACCAGAGCAAGTTTCTAGGGAGTGCATTTATTGACTTCTACAGTAGACAAGGATTCATAAGGGAGGCAGGAACTGTATTTGAACTCATTCCAAAGAAAGATTTGGTTATATGGAATTCAGTGGTTGCAGCTTATTGCGTGAATGGGGATACAGATTCTGCACTGTGTGCATTTAGGGCGCTGCAGAAAGCAGGATTTAAACCTGATCATGTGACTGTTATTTCAGTTCTTCCAGTATGCAATCACCATTCCAGCTTCATCCAGGGTAAGGCACTACATGCTTACGTAATTAGGCATGATATGAGTTCTATCTGCTCAGTCAGTAACGCACTTATAGATATGTACTGCAAATGTTGTTGCCTAGAAAAGGGCAAAGAGATTTTCCAGCTGATGACAGAGCGAGATACTGCCACATATAATACATTGATTTCTTCTTTGGGAAAGCATGGCCATGAAGATCAAGCCATAATGTTATTTGATCAAATGAAGAGAGATGGAATTGCTCCTGACAAAGTCACTTTTGTGGCTCTATTATCTTGTTGCAGTCATGCAGGCCTTACTGAGCAGGGCTTGCACTTTTACGATTCCATGTTACAAGACTACAACATTTCCCCAGATAAGGAGCATTACTCATGTGTTGTTGATCTTTACAGCAGATCTGGGAAACTTGACGATGCTTGGAAGTTCATTTCAAGTTTGAGGGAAGGGACAGAAATAGATATTCTTGGATGCCTCTTGGCGGCTTGCAGAGTGCATAACAGAATGGATATTGCTGAGCTAGTTGCAAAAAGAATATTTGAAAAGAACCCCGGTGATCCTGGCTATCATATTTTGCTGTCCAATATATATGCTGATGCTGGAATGTGGTCTGATGTGACGAAGATCAGAACCATAATAGAAGAGAGGAGTTTGAAGAATAAAATAGGAAACAGTTTGATTTAA